In the genome of Acidobacteriota bacterium, one region contains:
- the rpmA gene encoding 50S ribosomal protein L27 yields the protein MAHKKGQGSSRNGRDSNPKNLGIKAYGGQQVKGGAIILRQRGTPFNAGRNVGRGNDDTLFAKTAGVVEFQDRGRHGKFVHVIPAE from the coding sequence ATGGCTCATAAGAAAGGACAGGGCTCGAGCCGGAACGGACGCGACTCGAATCCGAAGAATCTCGGCATCAAGGCCTACGGTGGCCAGCAGGTGAAGGGCGGAGCGATCATTCTTCGCCAGCGTGGAACGCCGTTCAACGCTGGGCGTAACGTCGGCCGCGGCAATGACGACACGCTGTTTGCCAAAACCGCCGGGGTCGTGGAGTTCCAGGACCGCGGGCGGCACGGCAAGTTCGTGCACGTCATCCCGGCCGAGTAG
- the obgE gene encoding GTPase ObgE, with protein sequence MIFLDEAVIRVRGGRGGAGCTAFRREKFVAKGGPAGGDGGKGGSVWLIADGGLNTLYHLRGRSLHAAENGRNGEGSHKTGRSGADKEVLVPLGTQVFRLEGGEMVGEVLQPGERLKVAAGGDGGRGNARFATATNQAPRRSEAGWEGDELELRLELKLLADVGVVGLPNAGKSTLISRVTAAKAKIADYPFTTLVPQLGVVARGPLAEPFVIADLPGLIAGAASGAGLGIRFLKHIERCRLLVHLVDLSAVEGPGAAADLAAIEQELAAFREDLLERSQVIVGSKIDAALPQRQDELRSAAEARGARYLEISSVTGEGIDELVTALSDELARARAREDAE encoded by the coding sequence TTGATCTTTCTCGACGAAGCGGTCATCCGCGTCCGTGGTGGGCGCGGAGGTGCCGGCTGCACGGCGTTTCGGCGCGAGAAGTTCGTCGCCAAAGGCGGTCCCGCCGGGGGAGACGGTGGCAAGGGTGGCTCCGTTTGGCTGATCGCCGACGGTGGTCTCAACACCCTCTACCATCTGCGCGGCCGCTCCCTCCACGCGGCGGAGAACGGCCGCAACGGCGAAGGCTCCCACAAGACCGGGCGCAGCGGCGCCGACAAGGAAGTCTTGGTGCCATTGGGAACCCAGGTCTTTCGCCTCGAGGGCGGGGAGATGGTGGGCGAGGTGCTGCAACCCGGCGAGCGTCTGAAGGTGGCCGCCGGTGGCGATGGCGGTCGCGGCAACGCGCGCTTCGCCACCGCCACCAATCAGGCGCCGCGGCGCTCCGAGGCGGGCTGGGAGGGGGACGAGCTGGAGCTTCGGCTCGAGCTCAAGCTGCTCGCCGACGTCGGGGTGGTGGGCTTGCCGAACGCCGGCAAGTCGACCCTGATCAGCCGGGTGACGGCGGCCAAGGCGAAGATCGCCGACTATCCCTTCACCACCCTGGTGCCGCAGCTCGGGGTGGTGGCTCGGGGGCCCCTGGCAGAGCCCTTCGTGATCGCCGATCTTCCCGGTTTGATCGCCGGAGCGGCCTCCGGAGCCGGTCTCGGGATCCGCTTCTTGAAGCACATCGAGCGCTGCCGTCTGCTGGTGCATCTGGTGGATCTGTCGGCGGTCGAGGGGCCTGGAGCGGCGGCCGATCTGGCCGCCATCGAGCAGGAGCTGGCGGCTTTTCGGGAGGATCTTCTGGAGCGCTCTCAGGTGATCGTTGGCAGCAAGATCGACGCCGCCTTGCCGCAGCGTCAGGACGAGCTACGCAGCGCTGCCGAGGCTCGCGGGGCGCGCTATCTCGAGATCAGCTCGGTGACCGGTGAAGGAATCGACGAGCTGGTGACGGCGCTCTCCGACGAGCTGGCTCGGGCGCGGGCGAGGGAGGACGCCGAGTGA
- the nadD gene encoding nicotinate-nucleotide adenylyltransferase: MSQRIGLFGGSFDPIHRGHVAPVQDARRSLGLDRVIFLPTARPPHKPDRRFASSWARYAMVELTLLDEEGLFVSPHELAGDRPAYTVETVEAFRQRLPDAELSLVIGSDSFADLETWKRWRELVTLARLVVLVRPGWEPERLRPDLPSPLRDLMDRQEIDFVAVRPLPVSSTELRRHFARGSSPPADWIAEPVLRFIQKYDLYQ, translated from the coding sequence GTGAGCCAGCGGATCGGTCTCTTCGGCGGCAGCTTCGACCCGATCCATCGCGGCCACGTGGCGCCGGTGCAGGATGCCCGCCGCAGCCTCGGTCTCGATCGGGTGATTTTCCTGCCCACCGCACGGCCACCGCACAAGCCGGACCGGCGGTTCGCGTCGTCGTGGGCGCGCTACGCGATGGTCGAGCTGACTCTGCTCGACGAGGAGGGGTTGTTCGTCTCCCCGCACGAGCTGGCCGGCGATCGACCGGCCTACACGGTGGAGACCGTCGAGGCCTTTCGGCAGAGGCTGCCCGATGCCGAGCTCTCCCTGGTGATCGGCAGCGATTCCTTCGCCGATCTCGAGACCTGGAAGCGCTGGCGTGAGCTGGTGACCCTGGCGCGATTGGTGGTGTTGGTGCGACCGGGCTGGGAGCCGGAAAGGCTGCGACCGGATCTGCCGTCGCCGCTGCGCGATCTGATGGATCGCCAGGAGATCGATTTCGTGGCCGTGCGGCCATTGCCCGTTTCTTCGACCGAGCTGCGTCGTCACTTTGCGCGCGGCAGCTCGCCACCGGCCGACTGGATTGCCGAGCCGGTGTTACGATTCATTCAGAAATACGACCTCTACCAATGA
- a CDS encoding ATP-binding protein, with protein sequence MASSPTVSRRLVYGSIAFGLFVLFDLALFGVLIFKSLSEREVDEVLLETQAEAQLLADQIAGGAERQQDRDLFTAVASQNLVSTYIDEMLSEKRIVEHVRIYDGEGTLVFESNSDRVRFRDGAPRLEEAGDAEIRTQEERRQFEEQLPGIEVPIGEYGGTLVVGLSTEMMDNRIEVLRRDLLRQASIIGGVSVLLLLTAYVIIWRLLRRSKRLEEQAARAERLAYVGTLASGLAHEIRNPLNSLNLNMQMLEEDLAGPANSGSGRLLSITRSEIGRLERLVSDFLSYARPRPPELEAVAVGELFDRTRQVMAGAEQSAKVRIEVRDETGGAQVRVDSEQIGQLLLNLVQNALAAVEETAGPAVVRLRAEPLGGGVILRVEDNGPGVPEGDRQKIFDLFYSNKKGGTGLGLAIVQRIAQNHDGHVEVSDRPGGGSVFSVYLPGARVARAS encoded by the coding sequence ATGGCGTCTTCTCCGACGGTCTCGCGACGGCTGGTCTATGGCTCTATCGCCTTCGGCCTCTTCGTGCTCTTCGATCTCGCCCTCTTCGGAGTCCTGATCTTCAAGAGCCTGTCCGAGCGCGAGGTCGACGAGGTCTTGCTCGAGACCCAGGCGGAAGCCCAACTGCTGGCTGATCAGATCGCCGGTGGGGCCGAGCGCCAGCAGGACCGTGACCTGTTTACGGCGGTGGCGTCGCAGAACCTGGTCAGCACCTACATCGACGAGATGTTGAGCGAGAAGCGCATCGTCGAGCACGTCCGCATCTACGACGGCGAAGGGACGCTGGTGTTCGAGAGCAACAGCGACCGGGTGCGCTTTCGCGACGGTGCGCCGCGCCTCGAAGAGGCCGGCGATGCCGAGATCCGCACTCAGGAAGAGCGGCGGCAGTTCGAAGAGCAGCTCCCCGGCATCGAGGTGCCGATCGGCGAGTACGGCGGCACCCTGGTGGTGGGGTTGAGCACCGAGATGATGGACAACCGCATCGAGGTGCTGCGCCGGGACCTACTGCGACAGGCCTCGATCATCGGTGGCGTCTCGGTGCTGCTTCTGCTCACCGCCTACGTCATCATCTGGCGATTGCTGCGGCGCTCGAAGCGTCTCGAAGAGCAGGCCGCCAGAGCCGAGCGGTTGGCCTATGTCGGCACCCTGGCCTCGGGCCTCGCCCACGAGATCCGCAATCCCCTCAACTCCCTCAACCTCAATATGCAGATGTTGGAGGAAGACCTGGCCGGACCGGCGAACAGCGGCAGCGGCCGCTTGCTCTCGATCACCCGCTCCGAGATCGGTCGCCTCGAGCGGCTGGTGAGTGACTTCCTGTCCTATGCCCGGCCGCGGCCGCCGGAGCTCGAGGCGGTGGCCGTCGGTGAGCTCTTCGATCGCACTCGCCAGGTGATGGCCGGGGCCGAGCAGTCGGCCAAGGTCCGCATCGAGGTGCGCGACGAGACCGGCGGTGCCCAGGTGCGGGTCGATTCGGAGCAGATCGGCCAGCTACTGCTCAATCTGGTGCAGAACGCCTTGGCAGCGGTCGAAGAGACCGCGGGGCCGGCGGTGGTCCGGCTGCGGGCCGAGCCCCTCGGCGGCGGCGTGATCCTGCGCGTCGAGGACAACGGACCGGGCGTGCCCGAGGGCGATCGGCAGAAGATCTTCGACCTCTTCTACTCCAATAAGAAGGGTGGCACCGGCCTCGGGCTGGCGATCGTGCAGCGCATCGCCCAGAACCACGATGGCCACGTCGAGGTCTCGGACCGCCCTGGCGGCGGCAGTGTTTTTTCGGTCTACCTACCGGGAGCGCGGGTCGCCCGCGCGAGCTAG
- a CDS encoding sigma 54-interacting transcriptional regulator: MTTDLARLLALSPGLAKALKGVQRAARVDAPVLLLGEAGSGRSTLARALHFAGDRALGPLVELDPGTVPVELFESDLFGYRSGAFTGAERDRLGKVARAEGGTLILDHLEALPLQVQPKLLRLLAERRYAPLGGAEVECDVRFVAIAGGDLRQRVEAGAFRGDLFFRLGVLAFEIPPLRQRRDEILQIADGVLADLAERLGRPKPRLASATADWMERHGWPGNLTELRAILERGLILSRHDPLEIPPPANLTSPVPRALVEVEREEILRALAYTRGRQGKAAELLGVSRKTLWEKRKRHGIP; this comes from the coding sequence TTGACCACCGACCTGGCGCGCCTGCTGGCGCTCTCGCCCGGCCTCGCGAAAGCCCTCAAGGGTGTGCAGCGGGCTGCCCGGGTGGATGCGCCGGTGTTGCTCCTGGGAGAGGCCGGCAGCGGCCGGTCGACCCTCGCCCGCGCTCTGCACTTCGCCGGCGACCGCGCCCTCGGACCGCTTGTCGAGCTCGATCCCGGCACGGTGCCGGTGGAGCTTTTCGAGAGCGATCTCTTCGGCTACCGCAGCGGCGCCTTCACCGGTGCCGAGCGCGATCGCCTGGGCAAGGTGGCGCGGGCCGAGGGTGGGACGCTGATCCTCGATCACCTCGAAGCGCTGCCGCTGCAGGTGCAGCCGAAGCTCCTGCGCTTGTTGGCGGAGAGGCGCTATGCCCCCCTCGGCGGCGCCGAGGTCGAGTGCGACGTCCGCTTCGTAGCGATTGCCGGTGGCGATTTGCGCCAGCGGGTCGAAGCCGGTGCCTTCCGCGGCGATCTGTTCTTCCGCCTCGGGGTGCTGGCCTTCGAGATACCGCCTCTGCGCCAGAGGCGAGACGAGATCCTGCAGATCGCCGATGGGGTGCTGGCGGATCTCGCCGAGCGGCTGGGGCGACCCAAGCCCCGGCTGGCCTCGGCCACTGCCGATTGGATGGAACGCCATGGCTGGCCGGGCAATCTCACCGAGCTGCGGGCGATCCTCGAGCGCGGCCTGATCCTGTCGCGCCACGACCCTTTGGAAATTCCGCCGCCGGCGAATCTCACCAGCCCGGTGCCGCGGGCATTGGTCGAAGTCGAGCGGGAAGAAATCCTGCGGGCTCTCGCCTACACTCGGGGGCGTCAGGGTAAAGCGGCGGAGCTGCTGGGGGTGAGCCGGAAAACGCTGTGGGAGAAGCGCAAGCGCCACGGCATTCCGTAG
- the rplU gene encoding 50S ribosomal protein L21: MYALIETGGKQYRVEPGDVIDVELLPDSEESVSFDRVLMVADEGNVKLGSPVVDGAVVKGSIVESVRGPKLRVFKMKRRKGYRRTNGHRQNYTRVRIDDIQA, encoded by the coding sequence ATGTATGCGTTGATCGAAACAGGTGGTAAGCAGTATCGGGTCGAGCCCGGCGACGTGATCGATGTCGAGCTGCTGCCGGATTCAGAGGAAAGCGTCTCCTTCGACCGGGTCCTAATGGTGGCGGACGAAGGCAACGTCAAGCTCGGATCGCCCGTCGTCGACGGAGCCGTGGTCAAAGGCTCGATCGTCGAAAGCGTTCGGGGACCGAAGCTTCGGGTGTTCAAGATGAAGCGCCGCAAGGGCTACCGCCGGACCAACGGACACCGACAGAACTACACGCGGGTGCGAATCGACGACATTCAGGCCTGA
- the rsfS gene encoding ribosome silencing factor: protein MKLATVTDADISQRVRRAVAAAEDRKAFELRVLNLSRVSGFTDFFVICSGTSDRQVQAIAEAIQRDLRAFGARPLHVEGQRSGSWVLLDFGAFVVHVFDQETRAFYGLENLWADAPEVTADFTS, encoded by the coding sequence ATGAAACTAGCCACCGTCACCGACGCCGACATCTCGCAACGAGTTCGTCGCGCCGTCGCCGCCGCGGAGGACCGCAAGGCCTTCGAGCTGCGCGTTCTCAACCTCTCCCGCGTCAGCGGCTTCACCGATTTCTTCGTCATCTGCAGCGGTACCAGTGACCGCCAGGTGCAGGCCATCGCGGAGGCCATCCAACGCGACCTACGGGCCTTCGGGGCACGGCCGCTGCACGTCGAAGGCCAGCGCTCCGGGAGCTGGGTTCTGCTCGATTTCGGAGCCTTCGTGGTCCACGTCTTCGATCAGGAAACGCGCGCCTTCTACGGCTTGGAGAACCTCTGGGCGGACGCGCCCGAAGTGACCGCCGACTTCACCTCTTGA
- a CDS encoding ATP-binding protein, which yields MRTLFLAIKIGLLFALVMALVLSGVLFLFFHVFGHDPHDLHGAMARVQAQAGVETAHAIEALLDRGRGLDGEEIAIVLTRRGHRLHREDSGQYQRPSFLEVDGRRCLLVGDGGGQILIPIDRAGRTVAHVAVAAGPSPQMLHRAFRRGLLNISLASLIGIAAVAIYLSSPLRRMRRSMDRIAAGDLDHQVTVRGRDEVAAMGDSFNAMADRIRQMVRGQKEMLAGVSHELRSPLARMKVALELLREEAPSERLEDLEAEVDAINDLVGEVLLASRFDLDAVPLETQRLELGPAVEGAWHEAAMGAEFELVLDLAAEAMAVSGDAALVTRVLRNLFQNARRYAGGGAVVVSSRLWQGRVELLVSDHGPGVPADQRQRLFEPFFRGDRSRRPRSGAVGLGLMIVRRAVEAHGGRVRAEESAAGGLAISFDLPAPTAAGESVR from the coding sequence GTGAGGACTCTGTTTCTCGCCATCAAGATCGGCCTGCTCTTCGCCCTGGTCATGGCCCTCGTGCTGAGCGGCGTCCTGTTCTTGTTCTTCCATGTCTTCGGGCACGATCCCCACGACCTCCATGGCGCCATGGCGAGGGTTCAGGCGCAGGCCGGCGTGGAGACGGCGCACGCCATCGAGGCGCTCCTCGATCGTGGCCGCGGGCTCGATGGCGAGGAGATCGCCATCGTGCTGACGCGCCGGGGACATCGGCTTCATCGCGAGGACTCGGGCCAGTACCAGCGACCGTCCTTTCTCGAGGTCGACGGGCGCCGCTGCCTCCTGGTGGGTGATGGTGGTGGGCAGATCCTCATCCCGATCGATCGCGCCGGCCGGACCGTCGCCCATGTCGCCGTCGCGGCCGGGCCGAGTCCCCAGATGCTTCATCGCGCCTTCCGTCGCGGTCTTCTGAACATCTCCCTGGCGTCGCTGATCGGGATCGCGGCGGTGGCGATCTATCTGTCGAGCCCCCTGCGCCGCATGCGGCGGTCGATGGATCGCATCGCCGCCGGCGATCTCGATCATCAGGTGACGGTGCGCGGACGCGACGAGGTCGCCGCCATGGGCGACAGCTTCAATGCCATGGCGGATCGCATTCGGCAGATGGTCCGCGGCCAAAAGGAGATGCTGGCCGGGGTCTCCCACGAGCTGCGCTCACCGCTGGCCCGCATGAAGGTGGCTCTCGAGCTGTTGCGCGAGGAGGCGCCGTCCGAACGCCTGGAGGATCTCGAGGCAGAGGTCGACGCCATCAACGATCTGGTCGGCGAGGTGCTGCTGGCGAGTCGCTTCGACCTCGACGCCGTACCGCTCGAAACGCAGCGCCTCGAGCTGGGCCCGGCGGTCGAGGGCGCCTGGCACGAGGCGGCGATGGGGGCGGAGTTCGAGCTGGTCCTCGATCTCGCCGCCGAGGCGATGGCCGTGTCCGGCGATGCTGCTCTGGTGACGCGAGTCTTGCGCAACCTGTTCCAGAACGCCCGCCGCTACGCCGGTGGCGGTGCGGTGGTGGTGAGCAGCCGGCTCTGGCAAGGCAGGGTCGAGCTGCTGGTCAGCGATCACGGTCCCGGAGTGCCGGCGGATCAGCGGCAGCGGTTGTTCGAGCCCTTCTTCCGCGGCGATCGATCGCGTCGTCCCCGTTCCGGCGCCGTCGGCCTCGGATTGATGATCGTGCGGCGCGCCGTCGAAGCCCATGGCGGCCGGGTGCGGGCCGAGGAAAGCGCTGCCGGCGGCCTTGCCATTAGCTTCGATTTGCCGGCGCCGACGGCAGCCGGGGAATCGGTCCGGTAG
- a CDS encoding alpha/beta hydrolase, which yields MVLRALRLGTSTALRLRGGRPFEEWFGATRLVGYRFGSPQADETWILLHGLASTALSWHRTAWHLRRDCRVIVPELSGLGGTESIGGGLGVADGVRVISALIERESPGRRVTLAGNSLGAWIALRIALERPELLDRLVLIAAAGYRDQDWERIKELVTVRDSQDVDPLLRALFVRTPLGLRLARKGFQRAYGSPEVASVLAKLREEDAYGDRELQSLALPTAVIWGEHDGIFDFAVAERMAAALPQAHLYRLDDCGHAAHWEKPSAIDRALDDFRQRYPTPRPADAAEEVPA from the coding sequence ATGGTTCTTCGCGCCCTTCGACTCGGTACTTCCACCGCTCTCCGCCTGCGCGGCGGCCGCCCCTTCGAGGAGTGGTTCGGTGCCACTCGCCTGGTGGGCTACCGCTTCGGATCGCCGCAGGCCGACGAGACCTGGATTCTGCTCCACGGTCTGGCCTCGACGGCTCTCTCCTGGCATCGCACGGCCTGGCACCTGCGCCGCGATTGCCGAGTGATCGTCCCCGAGCTCTCGGGCCTCGGTGGCACCGAGTCGATCGGTGGCGGTCTCGGGGTGGCCGACGGCGTGCGGGTGATCAGCGCCCTGATCGAGCGCGAATCCCCGGGCCGGCGGGTCACCCTGGCCGGCAACAGCCTCGGCGCCTGGATCGCCCTGCGCATCGCCCTCGAGCGCCCGGAGCTGCTCGACCGCCTGGTGCTGATCGCCGCCGCCGGCTATCGCGACCAGGATTGGGAACGCATCAAGGAGCTGGTGACGGTGCGCGACTCCCAGGACGTCGACCCGCTGTTGCGCGCCCTCTTCGTCCGCACGCCCCTCGGGCTGCGTCTGGCACGCAAGGGATTTCAACGCGCCTACGGTTCGCCGGAGGTCGCCTCGGTGCTCGCCAAGCTGCGCGAAGAGGACGCCTACGGCGATCGCGAGCTGCAGTCCCTCGCCCTGCCGACGGCGGTGATCTGGGGCGAGCACGACGGCATCTTCGACTTCGCCGTCGCCGAGCGCATGGCAGCGGCCCTGCCGCAGGCGCACCTCTATCGCCTCGACGACTGCGGCCACGCCGCCCACTGGGAGAAACCCAGCGCCATCGATCGCGCCCTGGACGATTTCCGCCAGCGTTACCCGACCCCTCGTCCGGCGGACGCCGCCGAGGAAGTGCCGGCATGA
- a CDS encoding winged helix-turn-helix domain-containing protein, whose amino-acid sequence MVTRFVFPGGRFDRLSLELEVEGRRHRLEPKHGETLALLLERAGEVVTKEELLQRVWAGRHVTDDALVVTIYKLRRVLADRARSPRYIETIAKRGYRWIAAPVSAAPAPTESTTPAPPGTVRRWLAMLAVPLLAAILWIAWPVSDPVSTDDELEGARALLAERSPSALERALEILDWHLLEEPGDGEAQALRAQALVFIAEGNPVRRPELIAAARKATRRALVESPTSPQANLAEGLLALFHERDPERAGLALQRSLRRTPKDPQLLAASSWWLSVQGRHDAALGAARRSLMLDPSGATGWSDLAYLAAAANQPNQSLRAAEIALGLDPASNAAAWERVRALSALGRSQEGIADYLEYLAGAGVDPASLAALEGAASRGGWPAFHRLMVNAFPEDRLLVQRAVIALRRDDRDGALGLLTRAVDRGDWETLWMASLPELRPLRGHPRFAALQIRLGLTPGRELPPWGFAGPAVSLDPFRSLHQPWERSGI is encoded by the coding sequence ATGGTGACTCGCTTCGTCTTTCCCGGGGGTAGGTTCGACCGCCTCAGCCTCGAGCTCGAGGTCGAGGGGCGCCGCCACCGTCTCGAACCGAAGCATGGCGAGACCCTGGCGCTGCTTCTCGAGCGCGCCGGGGAAGTGGTCACCAAGGAAGAGCTCCTGCAGAGGGTGTGGGCCGGTCGCCACGTCACCGACGATGCTCTGGTGGTGACGATCTACAAGTTGCGCCGGGTGTTGGCGGATCGGGCACGCTCGCCACGCTACATCGAGACCATCGCCAAACGCGGCTATCGCTGGATTGCGGCGCCGGTGAGCGCGGCGCCGGCGCCGACGGAATCGACCACACCGGCGCCCCCGGGGACGGTCCGTCGCTGGCTGGCGATGCTGGCGGTACCTCTGCTGGCGGCGATTCTCTGGATCGCCTGGCCGGTTAGCGATCCGGTGTCGACCGATGACGAGCTCGAGGGAGCGCGCGCTCTCCTCGCCGAGCGTTCGCCGTCGGCCCTCGAACGGGCCCTCGAGATCCTCGATTGGCACTTGCTCGAGGAGCCGGGCGATGGCGAGGCCCAGGCGCTGCGGGCGCAGGCCCTGGTGTTCATCGCCGAAGGCAATCCGGTGCGTCGTCCGGAGCTGATCGCAGCGGCGCGCAAGGCGACCCGTCGGGCCCTGGTCGAGAGCCCGACCTCGCCCCAAGCGAATCTCGCCGAGGGCCTGCTGGCGCTGTTCCACGAGCGCGATCCGGAGCGCGCCGGCTTGGCCTTGCAGCGCAGCTTGCGACGAACGCCGAAGGATCCGCAGTTGCTGGCCGCGTCCTCTTGGTGGTTGTCCGTCCAGGGGCGCCACGATGCCGCCCTCGGCGCGGCGCGGCGCTCGCTGATGCTCGACCCTTCGGGTGCGACCGGTTGGTCGGACCTCGCCTATTTGGCGGCGGCGGCGAATCAGCCGAATCAATCGCTGCGCGCCGCCGAGATCGCCTTGGGCCTGGACCCGGCCTCGAACGCGGCCGCCTGGGAGCGGGTGCGGGCCCTGAGCGCCCTGGGGCGGTCGCAGGAGGGCATCGCCGACTACCTCGAGTATCTTGCCGGGGCCGGTGTCGACCCGGCATCCCTCGCGGCTCTCGAAGGGGCGGCGTCGCGCGGCGGTTGGCCGGCCTTTCACCGCCTCATGGTGAATGCCTTTCCGGAGGACCGCCTGCTGGTTCAGAGGGCCGTGATCGCGCTACGCCGGGACGATCGCGATGGTGCCCTCGGGCTGCTCACCCGAGCGGTCGATCGCGGCGACTGGGAAACCCTCTGGATGGCCTCCTTGCCGGAGCTTCGTCCACTGCGAGGCCATCCGCGCTTCGCGGCGCTGCAAATCCGCCTCGGGTTGACCCCCGGTCGCGAGCTGCCGCCTTGGGGGTTCGCCGGTCCCGCCGTGTCCCTCGATCCCTTCCGGTCTTTGCATCAGCCGTGGGAGAGAAGCGGCATCTGA
- a CDS encoding response regulator transcription factor has product MIRLLMIDDDEKLVALTRDYLAPQGFLVEAAHDGLAGLEVALLEPPALVVLDLMLPGLDGLEVCRRLRRESRVPVLMLTARGDETDRIVGLEMGADDYLPKPFNPRELLARVKAILRRTDGAVEREEDCLEVGPLRLLAASRRVFLAQREVELTTAEFDLLRALMEGAGRVQSRDRLLERIHGPGWAAYDRSVDVHISRLRQKLGDDPRRPRWLKTVRGAGYLLARPAAAS; this is encoded by the coding sequence ATGATTCGGCTCTTGATGATCGACGATGACGAGAAGCTGGTCGCCCTGACGCGCGATTACCTCGCGCCTCAGGGTTTTCTCGTCGAGGCGGCCCACGATGGCCTCGCCGGCCTCGAGGTGGCGCTGCTCGAGCCGCCGGCGCTGGTCGTCCTCGATCTCATGCTTCCCGGCCTCGATGGCCTCGAAGTGTGCCGGCGATTGCGCCGGGAAAGCCGCGTCCCGGTACTCATGCTGACCGCCCGGGGGGACGAGACGGACCGCATCGTGGGGCTGGAGATGGGAGCCGACGACTACCTCCCCAAGCCCTTCAACCCGCGCGAGCTGCTGGCGCGGGTGAAGGCCATCCTGAGGCGCACGGACGGTGCCGTGGAGCGAGAGGAAGACTGCCTCGAGGTCGGCCCACTGCGTCTGCTGGCGGCTTCCCGTCGGGTCTTTCTCGCCCAACGCGAGGTCGAGCTGACGACGGCCGAGTTCGACCTCTTGCGGGCCTTGATGGAAGGGGCGGGCCGGGTGCAGAGCCGGGATCGCCTTTTGGAGCGCATCCACGGTCCCGGCTGGGCCGCCTACGACCGCTCCGTCGACGTCCACATCAGCCGCTTGCGCCAAAAGCTCGGCGATGATCCGCGGCGGCCGCGCTGGCTCAAGACCGTGCGCGGCGCCGGCTACCTGTTGGCGCGGCCGGCGGCGGCATCGTGA